The window CACCTGCGCGGGCTGCCGCGCCGACGTCCAGGACCGCCGCCGCACACGCGATCGCCTTCGCCAGGCATTTGTTCGCGCGCCGGAGCTGGCGCCGGCGCCGGAGCTCACGGCCCGCGTACGCGAGAGCCTGCGGCGCCAGTCATTGGCGGTGCGGCCGCAGGACCGCCGACGCTCCTTCAGGCGATGGATCGCCGCGGCCGCCGCCTGCGTGTTCGCGTGCGCCGGACTGTTGTGGGTGTACCAGGCAGCGCTCGGCGACACGCTCATGGCGGCGGCCGTCGGCGACCATCGCTATTGCGCGCAGCCCGGGAACGCGCCGCCGTTGCGCGAAGCCACCGCGCTCGAGGAGGCGGCTTACCGTCGACTCGAAGCCGTGCCCCGGACCATCTCGCCCGTGCCGGGCGAGGACATCGTGGTGCTCGAACGCCATGTGTGTCTCCATGGCGGACGGCGATTCGTGCACCTGGTGCTGCGGCGTCGCGGCGAGCGCCTGTCACTGGTCGTGAGCGCTGCCGCGGATCGGGCACCTGCTCAGTTTCGTACGGCGCGCGTCGACGGCATGAACGTCGTGGCGTT is drawn from Vicinamibacterales bacterium and contains these coding sequences:
- a CDS encoding anti-sigma factor; translation: MQCAEARRLADSFVAGELPAETRHQLLRHLDTCAGCRADVQDRRRTRDRLRQAFVRAPELAPAPELTARVRESLRRQSLAVRPQDRRRSFRRWIAAAAACVFACAGLLWVYQAALGDTLMAAAVGDHRYCAQPGNAPPLREATALEEAAYRRLEAVPRTISPVPGEDIVVLERHVCLHGGRRFVHLVLRRRGERLSLVVSAAADRAPAQFRTARVDGMNVVAFRSGTLTLFVIGELSSTDLRAVATVVERHLRQT